One genomic region from Streptomyces sp. NBC_00457 encodes:
- a CDS encoding glycoside hydrolase family 6 protein, translating into MRRRLLALLAALSSLPLALAAAPSAHAADPTTMTNGFYVDPASSAKRWVAANSGDGRASAINASIANTPTARWFGSWSGTIGTATGAYVGAADAQDKLPVLVAYNIYNRDYCGGHSAGGASSPSAYANWIAQFAGGIAGRPAVVVLEPDSLGDYGCMNQAQIDEREAMLTGALAEFNRQAPNTWVYLDAGNPAWASAATMAQRLHEAGVRQAHGFSLNVSNYLTTAENTAYGNAVNNELRNRYGYTKPFVVDTSRNGNGSNGQWCNPSGRRIGTPTQLGGGAEMLLWIKVPGESDGNCGAGSGSSAGQFLPEVAYKMIYGY; encoded by the coding sequence ATGCGCCGCAGACTCCTCGCCCTGCTGGCAGCGCTCTCCTCACTGCCGCTGGCGCTCGCCGCCGCGCCGTCCGCCCACGCGGCCGACCCGACGACCATGACCAACGGGTTCTACGTGGACCCCGCCTCCAGCGCGAAGCGGTGGGTCGCCGCCAACTCCGGCGACGGCCGGGCGTCCGCGATCAACGCCTCTATCGCCAACACACCGACGGCCCGCTGGTTCGGCTCCTGGAGCGGCACCATCGGCACGGCGACCGGCGCGTACGTGGGCGCCGCGGACGCCCAGGACAAACTGCCCGTCCTCGTCGCCTACAACATCTACAACCGCGACTACTGCGGCGGGCACTCCGCTGGCGGAGCCTCCTCGCCCTCCGCCTACGCGAACTGGATCGCCCAGTTCGCGGGCGGGATCGCGGGCCGCCCGGCCGTCGTCGTCCTCGAACCGGACTCCCTCGGGGACTACGGCTGTATGAACCAGGCCCAGATCGACGAACGCGAGGCCATGCTCACCGGCGCGCTCGCCGAGTTCAACCGCCAGGCTCCCAACACCTGGGTCTATCTCGACGCCGGCAACCCGGCCTGGGCGAGCGCGGCGACCATGGCCCAGCGGCTCCACGAGGCCGGCGTCCGACAGGCCCACGGTTTCTCGCTCAACGTCTCCAACTACCTGACCACGGCCGAGAACACCGCGTACGGCAACGCCGTCAACAATGAGCTGCGCAACCGGTACGGCTACACCAAGCCGTTCGTCGTGGACACCAGCCGCAACGGCAACGGCTCCAACGGCCAGTGGTGCAACCCCTCAGGCCGCCGTATCGGAACCCCCACCCAGCTGGGCGGAGGCGCCGAGATGCTCTTGTGGATCAAGGTCCCGGGCGAGTCCGACGGCAACTGCGGCGCGGGAAGCGGCTCCTCGGCCGGACAGTTCCTCCCGGAGGTCGCCTACAAGATGATCTACGGCTACTGA